One genomic segment of Methanobacterium spitsbergense includes these proteins:
- a CDS encoding DUF169 domain-containing protein — translation MDYNEFGEKLNEFLKLENEPVAIKWSVKEPKNVEKEEEKSSFCTKLMKAMKGEMFYATAEEEGCMGGARYSGLKDIREYSANVQSGAFMVPKGLYKDIPAVQRSRKDETYINPGIFNAVVFAPLNRAEFEPDVIFMICNAKQGMEILHANAYDSGEHGLGADAVPICSSMAATPYMAGKVTYGFGDVAARKNMGLDQEDIMISIPGSDLSRVVSNLGEMRTKMFFKEE, via the coding sequence ATGGATTATAATGAATTTGGGGAAAAATTGAATGAATTTCTAAAATTGGAAAATGAACCAGTGGCCATAAAATGGTCTGTAAAAGAGCCAAAAAATGTTGAAAAGGAAGAAGAAAAATCAAGTTTTTGCACAAAACTTATGAAAGCCATGAAAGGCGAAATGTTCTATGCAACTGCTGAGGAAGAGGGATGTATGGGTGGTGCAAGATATTCTGGACTTAAGGACATACGTGAATACTCTGCAAATGTACAAAGCGGTGCATTTATGGTTCCAAAAGGATTATATAAGGATATTCCTGCAGTGCAACGTTCAAGAAAAGATGAAACATACATAAATCCTGGAATTTTTAATGCAGTTGTTTTCGCTCCCTTGAATAGGGCAGAATTTGAACCAGATGTGATATTTATGATCTGCAATGCGAAACAGGGAATGGAAATACTACATGCAAATGCTTATGATTCTGGAGAACATGGACTAGGTGCTGACGCAGTTCCTATATGCAGTTCAATGGCTGCAACTCCTTATATGGCTGGAAAAGTCACTTATGGATTCGGCGACGTTGCTGCAAGGAAAAATATGGGTCTCGATCAAGAAGATATTATGATTAGTATTCCTGGAAGTGACTTGTCCCGTGTTGTTTCTAATTTAGGAGAGATGCGAACTAAAATGTTCTTTAAGGAAGAATGA
- a CDS encoding TetR/AcrR family transcriptional regulator, giving the protein MSLGKWKEREREQRRNDIINAARKLFVDRDFDEVSMDEIAENIGLGKSTLYLYFKNKEALYFAIELRGIQIWVEMVKEEVKKGKTGLEKLILYISATREFSKKYPNCLRMLYSPTNNKKQFDMNKLNSSEEFQEVRGLFKELMFIGIDSIQTGKNDGEIRSDVDPVEATVLLSVIINGMVNMGSWSKEILESKGINEQKFTNDTGDLFLHMLSENIK; this is encoded by the coding sequence ATGTCACTTGGAAAATGGAAAGAAAGAGAAAGAGAACAACGTCGAAATGATATTATTAATGCAGCTAGAAAATTGTTTGTTGATAGAGACTTTGATGAGGTCTCAATGGATGAAATAGCAGAAAATATAGGTCTTGGTAAAAGTACACTTTATCTTTATTTTAAAAATAAAGAAGCATTGTACTTTGCCATAGAATTACGTGGTATCCAAATTTGGGTTGAAATGGTTAAAGAGGAAGTAAAAAAAGGAAAAACTGGTTTAGAAAAGTTAATATTATACATTAGTGCAACCCGGGAGTTTTCTAAGAAATATCCTAATTGTTTAAGGATGTTGTATTCTCCTACAAATAATAAAAAACAATTTGATATGAATAAACTGAACAGTAGTGAAGAATTTCAAGAAGTAAGGGGATTATTTAAAGAATTAATGTTCATAGGAATAGATTCAATACAAACAGGTAAAAATGATGGTGAAATCAGATCAGATGTGGATCCTGTGGAAGCAACTGTCCTCCTATCGGTAATCATCAATGGTATGGTGAATATGGGGAGTTGGAGTAAAGAAATATTGGAAAGCAAGGGAATTAATGAACAAAAATTTACCAATGATACAGGAGATCTATTCCTTCATATGTTGTCAGAAAATATTAAATAA
- a CDS encoding YchF/TatD family DNA exonuclease has protein sequence MIDTHCHVDFKEYNKNRNEVMERAKNKLTAIINSGASLGGNQRTLKLQEDYCGFLYSTLGFHPSKTSKADSSIIKQALNEIEDNIDLAVGIGETGMDYHEVTDVNHRKKQEKIFGIFIEMAEEYELPLIIHARAAEKKALAMVKKTSSLKDVVFHCYGGDMETAELIVEEGYFLSLSTIICFSDHHKKLAKEIPISNLLTETDSPYLSPFKGIRNEPAFVEEAIKIIAEKKDLTPAKVDKITEKSAKKIFNI, from the coding sequence ATGATTGATACCCACTGTCATGTTGATTTTAAGGAATACAATAAGAACAGAAATGAAGTAATGGAACGAGCAAAAAATAAACTTACTGCAATAATAAACTCTGGAGCTAGTTTGGGGGGTAATCAAAGAACATTAAAGCTTCAAGAAGATTACTGTGGATTTTTATATTCAACCCTGGGATTTCACCCTTCAAAAACTTCAAAAGCAGATTCATCAATAATTAAACAGGCATTAAACGAGATAGAGGATAATATAGATCTTGCAGTTGGAATAGGCGAAACGGGCATGGATTATCATGAAGTAACCGATGTTAACCATAGAAAAAAACAAGAAAAAATATTTGGAATTTTTATTGAAATGGCAGAGGAATATGAACTTCCACTAATAATCCATGCAAGGGCTGCTGAGAAGAAAGCTCTTGCGATGGTGAAAAAGACATCATCACTTAAAGACGTTGTTTTTCACTGTTATGGAGGAGATATGGAAACAGCTGAGCTTATTGTTGAAGAAGGATACTTCCTGTCTCTTTCTACCATAATATGTTTTTCAGATCACCATAAAAAACTTGCAAAGGAAATCCCTATTTCAAATTTATTAACAGAAACAGACAGCCCCTATCTATCACCATTTAAGGGAATTAGGAATGAACCTGCATTTGTTGAGGAAGCTATTAAAATAATAGCGGAAAAAAAAGATTTAACTCCTGCTAAAGTTGATAAAATAACAGAAAAAAGTGCTAAAAAAATATTTAATATTTAA
- a CDS encoding carboxymuconolactone decarboxylase family protein, with the protein MDRYSTGLKNLEKIHPEASKALMENLKDIAPDLGRFVVEFPYGDVYERPGLDLKSREIATIAALTAIGDTKPELKDHIKGALNVGCNRQEVIEVIIQMAVYAGFPRAINGINIAKEVFNEIDGKK; encoded by the coding sequence GTGGACAGATACAGTACGGGTTTAAAGAATCTTGAAAAAATACATCCCGAGGCAAGCAAAGCCCTTATGGAAAACTTAAAGGATATAGCACCTGATCTTGGACGTTTTGTTGTTGAATTTCCATATGGGGATGTTTATGAACGCCCGGGTCTTGACTTGAAATCCAGAGAGATCGCAACTATTGCAGCCCTCACAGCAATAGGTGATACAAAACCAGAACTCAAAGATCATATAAAAGGTGCTCTGAATGTTGGATGCAATAGACAAGAAGTTATTGAAGTAATTATTCAAATGGCAGTTTATGCAGGATTTCCTCGGGCAATAAATGGGATAAACATTGCAAAAGAAGTATTTAATGAAATAGATGGAAAAAAATGA